The nucleotide window TCTAACCAGCTGAGCTACAGACCCGCATTGTTACCTAGCGGTGCTACTGTTTCTTCTTCATTCGACAGTCGATAAGTGTGAGCGTTTGATGCACGATCTTGCGATCAGTGCCGACTCTAGAAAGGAGGTGATCCAGCCGCACCTTCCGATACGGCTACCTTGTTACGACTTCACCCCAGTCACGAATCCTACCGTGGTAAGCGCCCTCCTTGCGGTTAAGCTACCTACTTCTGGTAAAACCCGCTCCCATGGTGTGACGGGCGGTGTGTACAAGACCCGGGAACGTATTCACCGCGACATGCTGATCCGCGATTACTAGCGATTCCAACTTCATGCAGTCGAGTTGCAGACTACAATCCGGACTACGATACACTTTCTGGGATTAGCTCCCCCTCGCGGGTTGGCGGCCCTCTGTATGTACCATTGTATGACGTGTGAAGCCCTACCCATAAGGGCCATGAGGACTTGACGTCATCCCCACCTTCCTCCGGTTTGTCACCGGCAGTCTCATTAGAGTGCTCTTTCGTAGCAACTAATGACAAGGGTTGCGCTCGTTGCGGGACTTAACCCAACATCTCACGACACGAGCTGACGACAGCCATGCAGCACCTGTGTTCAGGTTCCCTTTCGGGCACTCCCGGATCTCTCCAGGATTCCTGACATGTCAAGGGTAGGTAAGGTTTTTCGCGTTGCATCGAATTAATCCACATCATCCACCGCTTGTGCGGGTCCCCGTCAATTCCTTTGAGTTTTAATCTTGCGACCGTACTCCCCAGGCGGTCTACTTCACGCGTTAGCTGCGTTACTAAGTCAATTAAGACCCAACAACTAGTAGACATCGTTTAGGGCGTGGACTACCAGGGTATCTAATCCTGTTTGCTCCCCACGCTTTCGTGCATGAGCGTCAGTCTTGACCCAGGGGGCTGCCTTCGCCATCGGTGTTCCTCCACATCTCTACGCATTTCACTGCTACACGTGGAATTCTACCCCCCTCTGCCAAACTCTAGCCTTGCAGTCTCCATCGCCATTCCCAGGTTAAGCCCGGGGATTTCACGACAGACTTACAAAACCGCCTGCGCACGCTTTACGCCCAGTAATTCCGATTAACGCTTGCACCCTACGTATTACCGCGGCTGCTGGCACGTAGTTAGCCGGTGCTTATTCTTCAGGTACCGTCATGAGGCACGGATATTAGCCGTACCCTTTTCTTCCCTGACAAAAGAGCTTTACAACCCGAAGGCCTTCTTCACTCACGCGGCATTGCTGGATCAGGGTTGCCCCCATTGTCCAAAATTCCCCACTGCTGCCTCCCGTAGGAGTCTGGACCGTGTCTCAGTTCCAGTGTGGCTGGTCGTCCTCTCAGACCAGCTACTGATCGTCGCCTTGGTGAGCCTTTACCTCACCAACTAGCTAATCAGATATCGGCCGCTCCAGGAGCACAAGGCCTTGCGGTCCCCTGCTTTCATCCATAGATCGTATGCGGTATTAGCGTAACTTTCGCTACGTTATCCCCCACTCTTGGGCACGTTCCGATATATTACTCACCCGTTCGCCACTCGCCGCCAGGCCGAAGCCCGCGCTGCCGTTCGACTTGCATGTGTAAAGCATGCCGCCAGCGTTCAATCTGAGCCAGGATCAAACTCTTCAGTTTAATCTCTGTTGTCCGACATTTCTGTCGGGGTCACTTACTCAAGAATACTGACGAATCATCCGAAGATGATCACGTTTTATTACTTGTGTAAGCGTTTGATGCTATATATTTTGAGCTTCAGGACCGAAGTCCTGGGCACATCACATCAAACGCCCACACTTATCGACTGTTGATTGTTAAAGAATTCTGCCCAAGTATTTCAACTTCGGGCTTGCTGCGGATCTCGTTGAACTTTCGTTCGACCCGGCGACAAATCGTTGTGTTTGTCAGCAGCAGAGAGGCAAGATTATCGGGTGTTTCGTGCGATTCGTCAAGCTTCTTTTTCTTTCGCTTCGCTTTCACTTGCGTTACAGCGTTGCGGCAGGGACAGAACTATAGCAAGCGCCGCCTGGCTCTGCAAGGCCTATTTGTCTGACACCGTCGATCGTTGCACGTTCCCATCCGCGAGGATCTGCTCCTGCGTGAACGGCAGCGGCACCAGCCGCTTTGAACCATACAAGGGCAACTGGTCCGCGTAGTACGGCGACGCGGGATCGGTCGACTGTCCGTAAGCCAGCATTCCCCGCGCGACAGGGCCGTTGTCATCGAAGCCGACCAGTTGAACGTAGCTGGTACCCCATGCCACGCCGCGATACCCCTCTTCGGTCAACGAAGATTTTGTATGCAGGGCATTGAGGACACCGTCCACGTCGCCGATGCCGCCGTGGATCGGATACCGCACTCCGTTGCGGACGTCTGCCTGGTATTCCCCGAGCGGCGCGTCGAGCGGTATGCCCATTTCGCCCAGCCGCGCCGCGGTTGCGCGCAACATGGCAAGCAGCGGCGGGAGTGCTGTCGGTGCAATGCCCCTGGGCGTGTTCACTGGATCTGCCGGGTCGAATGGCACGGCCCATGAAGCAGACAGGAACGCAGGCGACTCCGACGCCTGCAGCCAGAATTCGCGGAACAGGATCGCGCCCCTGCTTTCAGCGTCGACTTTCCGATCCCAGGCAGCCAGCGCCGCGCAAGCGCCGGCAAGCATTTGATCCGCCGTGCCGCCGCATGCGGCAAGCAGGTCGGGCAAGACGAGCTCGGCGGCATGGACGCGGTTGGAAAAGAGCAGCGCCTGCAGGTCGTCCATGCTCAACCGGCCGCTTTCCTCCAGCCGCTGGTCCAGCTCGACGAATGCCAGCCGGGTACGCAGGTGCTGCGGTACGCCGACCGGCCCGTACAGCGGCGAGTAGCCGCTGCCTGGCCCGGTCAGCAACTGGCGGCTGTTGGTGAGCCAGTAGCTGTCGTTCGAATTCGATACATAATCGCGGCGCATCAGCACGGGCGCACTGGCGCTGCCGAAAATTCCCGGCGGCGCACCCGAATCCTGCCCCCAGTGGCAACGGCTGCGGGAACCGTCGAACATCAGCAATGGAGCGAACAGCAGGCAATCGGGCGCGAACTTTTCCGGCACGACGTGGGGGACGACACTATAGTCCGCGTACAGCGTGTCGCCGTGCCGGTCGGCGGCAACGGTGTTCACCCAAGGCAGCCCCATGCGGCCTAGTGCGGCCCGCAAGGCGGCGGTGTTCTGCGCCTTGCCCATCGCGATCCATTGATCGACAAGGCGAGTGTTATGGCGGTTGGGGTCCCCGAGCACGACTATCGCATTGCCGCCCAGGGGCAGTCCCCCTGCCGCCATCTCCATGCCCAATGGCGTTTCGCGGAATATCTTGCGTTTCGTGCGCAGCGTGCCGTCCGCCTGCAGGGACTGCACCTCCACGACCCGTTCCGAAATTGTCTGTGGAATACCATCCACCAGGTAGGTCATGCCGGTGGGATCGCTGCTGTCCAGCTGGAGGCGGAACGTGGTGAAATGCGCGGCTTTCGTTACCGTATGGGTCCATGCGACATCCTTATTGAAGCCGATGACGACGATCGGAATGCCACCCAGGCTCACGCCCATCACGTCATAGACGCCGGGCACGGTGAGGTGTACCTGGTAAAAACGGTCCGTGTTGAACCATGGATAGTGCGGATTGGCCAGCAACATTCCTCGCCCATCCACGCTGGTTTCCGCGCCGAGTGCAATGGCGTTACTGCCAAGGCCATGGGCCGTCCATGTCGGCGCGCGCACATCGCCGCCCATGGTACCCGGCGATTCGTCACGGGCCGCGGCAAGGATTTCGGTGGCGAACAACTGCCCGCTGGCGTGCAGCGCCTTTTCCGCGATCATCAGGTAGACATCGTCCACCGTGATCGGCTTGACCCACGCCGCGCCGCGGCAGGCGGCGGGCAGCTTGCCCGCGTGTTCGCGCACGTAGCTGTTATAGCCTGCGACATAACCGGACAGGAGCGCCCTGGTCTCGGCGCCCCCTCCCTCGTAGCTTGCGCGCAGGCGCGACGGATCGAGGTAGGCCTTGAAGAAGAAGTCGCTGTCTTCGTTGCGCAGGTTGAAGTTGTGCAGGTTGAGGTAGTCGACGACCACGCTGTATTCGCCGTGGACCGAATCGGTGGGCATTGCGTCTCCCCCGAAATAGCGGGATCGTTCGCCGCGCACGGTCAGGAGGCTGTCGGCCAGCATGCAAATATTGTCTTGCGCATAGGCGTAAGCCAGCCCGAAGCCGATCCCCGCGAAGTCGGCCGCCCTGATATGCACGACCCCGTACGAGGTACGCGTCAGTTCCGCGGACGGGCCGGCAGGCGGTACCTGCGCGCTGTCGTTGCCGCCACCGTTGCAAGCCGTGATGACAAACAGCATGACAAACAGCATGACAAACAGCAGCCAGGACAAACCGAGCTGCCGTATCGTCGGCTGCGGTATGGTCGGCTGCGGTATGGTCGGCTGCTGTATTGTCGGCTGCTGCCTTGTCGATATCCGCATGATAGCCCCCTTGAGATCCAGTCCATCATGGGGGTATAGCCGACAGCGATTTTGATAGCCATCAAATGCGCGCAGGTGACTTCCCGCTTGACTGTCACCTGCACTCGGGCTTGTGCCGGGGTATCAGCGCTCCGTCAGCACTTGCGAGCGGATGCGTTCGGCCTTGATCTGCCCTTCCGTGAACGGCAGGGTCGGCAAACGCTTCTGGGTGAACAGCGGCAGCTGGTCCGCATAGTGCGCCGACTGGGGATTGACCGACTGGCCGTAGGCGAGCAATCCTTTCGCCACCGGACCACCGTTGTCGAAGCCCACCAGGTGGATATAGCTGGTGCCCCATGCCACGTCCTGGTATCCCTTCGGCGTCAGCGCGCCGCGCATTTGCAGCGTGCTGTACGTTCCATCTTCGTCACCCTGGCCACCGTGCAGCGCATGGCGCCGGTTGTTGCGCGTTTCAGTCTGGAAGTCGCCCAGTCGCCCATACAGCGGCACGCCAGCTGCCTGCAGCTTCGCGCTGGCGGTGCGCAGCGCTGCCAGGAGCGCCGGTTCCGCAGCCGGGGCAACGGTGCGCGGGGTATTGACCGGATCGGCCGGGTCGAACGGAATCGACCACAGGTTCGGCGTGGTGCGGGCGATGTTCCAGAATTCGCGGAACAGTACCGCGCCACGGCTGTCGACGTTGGCCTTCCGGTCCCACCCGGTCAGTGCGGCGCAGGGGGCCAGCAAGCGCAGGTCGAGTGCTTTCGCGCAGGCTCTCAACAGCGCAGGCACCACCAGCTCGGCCGCATAGACACGGTTCGTGAACATCAGGTTCTCCACATCATCCATGCGCACGAACTGCTCTTCTTCGAGCATGCTCTCGATCTGCTTGAAGGCGATCCGGGTACGCAACGACACCGGCGCGCCGGCCTGGCCATACAGTGGCGAATAGCCGAACGGCGCCGGCCCGGTCAACGGCTCGCGGGCATGGGAAAGCCAGTACGAATCGTTCGAGTTCCCGACGTAATCCTGCCGCACGGTGGCCGGCGCGTTGGCCTCGCCGAATACACCTTCGGGCGCGCCCGCATCCTGCCCCCAGCCGCACTCGCTGCGCGTGCCGTCGAATGCCAGCAGATCGGGCACCAGCAGGCAGGCGGAGAGGAATTTATCGGTCGTCATGTGCGGCACGACGCTGCCGTCGCTGTACAGCGTATTGCCGCGGCGGTCGGCCGCGACGGTATTCACCCACGGCAGACCTTTGACCGCATGGATCGCGCCCTGCAACTGATGGACGTCGTCGGCCTGGCCCATCTTGAGCCACTGTTCCGGGAGGCGGGTGTTGAGGCGGTTGGCATCGCCCAGCACGAAAGCGCTGTCGGCGGTCCAGCCGATACCCGCCTGCGGCAGGACGATCACCGCGCCCTGGTGGCTGAAGTAGAAGGTACGCTGTTTGGCCACGACGGACCCATCCGGCTGCAGCACGTCGACGCTCACCGTCCGCTCCGTCATCTTGCGAGGCGCGCCGTCATAGTAATAAGTCGTCCCGGTCGGGTCTGACGGATCGAGGGCCAGGCGGAAAGTCGTGAAATGCTTCGCAGCCGTAACAGTATGCGACCAGGCAACGTTGCGGTTGAAACCGATGGCCACGATCGGCAGCCCGCCCAGGCTCACGCCCATCGCATCGTAACGGCCCGGAACGGTCAGGTGTATCTGGTAGAAGCGGTCCGTGCTGGACCATGGATAGTGCGGATTGCCAAGCAGGATACCCTTGCCGTTTGCGCTCGCTTCACTGCCGATGGCTAGGGCATTGCTGCCGACACCGGCCGGGATACCGGTCGGCATCGACGTCACGGCTTTCGGCATCGTCTTTGCCAGGGTTACCGGCTCTTCCGGATCACGCGAGGCGCCCACGATCGCCGCGGCAAACGCTTCGCCACTCGCATGCAGTGCCTTCTCGGCAATCATCAGATAAACATCGTCGACCGTGATCGGTTTTACCCAGGCGGCATCCTTGCAGGCCTTTGGCAGGCTGCTCCGCTTATCCTTGAGATAACGATTATATCCGTCGGCAAAACCGGCCAGCAATTCACGCACGTCCGCTGAACCGGCCGCATAACCGGCGCGCAACTGGTCAAGGTCGAGATACCCCTTGAAGAAGAAATCGCTTTGCTCATTCGGCAGCTTGAAGAATAGATCCAGCCCCGCACCATATTCGCCATTCCGCGGCTCGGTGGCATGTGCGGTACCGCCAAAGTAACGGGAACGCTCGCCGCGCACGGTCAGCACCGTATCCGCCAGCATGCAGACATTATCCTCCGCATAGGCATAGGCGGCGCCATATCCCAGGCTGCGGTAGTCGGTTGCCTTGACATGGACGACGCCGCGCGTTGTCCGCGTGACTTCAGCGCGTATTGCGGCCGAGGCATAGTCGGAAACGACCAGGGCAGTCAGCAGCGAAAGAGTGGTGAGCTTCATGGAACCTCCGGAATTCGTTATTAGAAATTTGTATTGGGAGGATATCAGCGTGTTAGCCAGGCCACATGAGGCGGCTTGCAAATAAATATTTTTCGCGCAACATCAGACCGACACGTTTTTATATGATCTAATTGTCGATCCGCCTGCGATTTTGAATATCCGATGACTCGTTTCACATAAGAAACTGAGACTAGTTTCTAATAAGGAATTATTCAATAATGTGGGAAATATTAGTTGCGCGTGCGTTCTCGAATATGCGGCAATATGGACAAAACGTCTCTGTCGCGTGGCCGGAAAAGGTCTTTTTCCCACGCTTTTGATCGGACGTCATCCAATGCCACCTGTCGTTCGTTGAGCTTGCAGTCGTGGCAACGCCTTGCGAGCTGCCGATTCCAGGTACAACATGCGCTGGGTCCGATCGTCCGGACGGAAAAAGCCCGGCGGCACGCGCTGATGGGCTATTGCACTGATTGAGGCGGCGAGGTCGGGCCGAGCCCCGCGAAGCGCAGATACGGGACCTGGCGCAAAGTCTGCGGCGCGTTACAAAATATGAAGCACAAAGCAAAAAACCCCGCCAGCACACGCTAGCGGGGTTTTTCTATATCACAGCCTGGCGAGCGACGTCGGGCGGAGCCCGGCGGAGCAAAAAAACCCGAGACGCCGAGCCAAGTCTGCGGCGCATTACAAAACACGAAGCACAAATGAAAAAAGCCCACCAGAGCGACGTCGGGCAGTGCCCGGCGGAGCAAAAAGACCCGCGCCCCGATCCAAGTCTGCAATGTATTACAAAGCATGCATTCCAAAGCAAAAAACCCCGCCAGCACACGCTAGCGGGGTTTTTCTATGTAACAGCCTGACGATAACCTACTTTCACACTGGTTGCAGCACTATCATCGGCGCAAAGTCGTTTCACGGTCCTGTTCGGGATGGGAAGGGGTGGGACCGACTTGCTATGGTCATCAGGCATGACTTGTACGCAGTGCCGTCCCCTATGGGGCGACGTCACTGCTCAATCCGGAAGAAGTAAAGCGAGGGTAACTCTCATCAAAGAGTAAATGCGAGGAATCATCATTGATTCATAACCGTCAAGGTTATAGGGACAAGCCGTACGGGCAATTAGTATCAGTTAGCTTAATGCA belongs to Pseudoduganella albidiflava and includes:
- a CDS encoding penicillin acylase family protein, which codes for MRISTRQQPTIQQPTIPQPTIPQPTIRQLGLSWLLFVMLFVMLFVITACNGGGNDSAQVPPAGPSAELTRTSYGVVHIRAADFAGIGFGLAYAYAQDNICMLADSLLTVRGERSRYFGGDAMPTDSVHGEYSVVVDYLNLHNFNLRNEDSDFFFKAYLDPSRLRASYEGGGAETRALLSGYVAGYNSYVREHAGKLPAACRGAAWVKPITVDDVYLMIAEKALHASGQLFATEILAAARDESPGTMGGDVRAPTWTAHGLGSNAIALGAETSVDGRGMLLANPHYPWFNTDRFYQVHLTVPGVYDVMGVSLGGIPIVVIGFNKDVAWTHTVTKAAHFTTFRLQLDSSDPTGMTYLVDGIPQTISERVVEVQSLQADGTLRTKRKIFRETPLGMEMAAGGLPLGGNAIVVLGDPNRHNTRLVDQWIAMGKAQNTAALRAALGRMGLPWVNTVAADRHGDTLYADYSVVPHVVPEKFAPDCLLFAPLLMFDGSRSRCHWGQDSGAPPGIFGSASAPVLMRRDYVSNSNDSYWLTNSRQLLTGPGSGYSPLYGPVGVPQHLRTRLAFVELDQRLEESGRLSMDDLQALLFSNRVHAAELVLPDLLAACGGTADQMLAGACAALAAWDRKVDAESRGAILFREFWLQASESPAFLSASWAVPFDPADPVNTPRGIAPTALPPLLAMLRATAARLGEMGIPLDAPLGEYQADVRNGVRYPIHGGIGDVDGVLNALHTKSSLTEEGYRGVAWGTSYVQLVGFDDNGPVARGMLAYGQSTDPASPYYADQLPLYGSKRLVPLPFTQEQILADGNVQRSTVSDK
- a CDS encoding penicillin acylase family protein, translating into MKLTTLSLLTALVVSDYASAAIRAEVTRTTRGVVHVKATDYRSLGYGAAYAYAEDNVCMLADTVLTVRGERSRYFGGTAHATEPRNGEYGAGLDLFFKLPNEQSDFFFKGYLDLDQLRAGYAAGSADVRELLAGFADGYNRYLKDKRSSLPKACKDAAWVKPITVDDVYLMIAEKALHASGEAFAAAIVGASRDPEEPVTLAKTMPKAVTSMPTGIPAGVGSNALAIGSEASANGKGILLGNPHYPWSSTDRFYQIHLTVPGRYDAMGVSLGGLPIVAIGFNRNVAWSHTVTAAKHFTTFRLALDPSDPTGTTYYYDGAPRKMTERTVSVDVLQPDGSVVAKQRTFYFSHQGAVIVLPQAGIGWTADSAFVLGDANRLNTRLPEQWLKMGQADDVHQLQGAIHAVKGLPWVNTVAADRRGNTLYSDGSVVPHMTTDKFLSACLLVPDLLAFDGTRSECGWGQDAGAPEGVFGEANAPATVRQDYVGNSNDSYWLSHAREPLTGPAPFGYSPLYGQAGAPVSLRTRIAFKQIESMLEEEQFVRMDDVENLMFTNRVYAAELVVPALLRACAKALDLRLLAPCAALTGWDRKANVDSRGAVLFREFWNIARTTPNLWSIPFDPADPVNTPRTVAPAAEPALLAALRTASAKLQAAGVPLYGRLGDFQTETRNNRRHALHGGQGDEDGTYSTLQMRGALTPKGYQDVAWGTSYIHLVGFDNGGPVAKGLLAYGQSVNPQSAHYADQLPLFTQKRLPTLPFTEGQIKAERIRSQVLTER